In one Pungitius pungitius chromosome 13, fPunPun2.1, whole genome shotgun sequence genomic region, the following are encoded:
- the LOC119197488 gene encoding uncharacterized protein LOC119197488 isoform X5 → MKYLNIQGKPHLCLFAARDISQGEEITYNYGDSDWPWRCKMITANELMESAASDEANKIETSVDGLSPTCPQHSPPKRVEKMITANELMESAASDEANKIETSVDGLSPTCPQHSPPKRVEKMITANELMESAASDEANKIETSADGLSPTCPQHSPPKRVEKMITANELMESAASDKANKIETSVDGLSPTCPQHGPPKRVEKVK, encoded by the exons ATGAAGTACCTAAACATCCAAGGGAAGCcccatctgtgtttgtttgcagcacGAGACATCAGTCAAGGAGAGGAGATCACCTATAATTATGGTGACTCTGACTGGCCATGGCGATGCAAG atgatcactgcgaatgagctgatggagtctgctgcaagtgacgaggccaacaagattgagacctctgtggatggcctgagtccaacatgtccacaacatagtccccccaaaagggttgaaaag atgatcactgcgaatgagctgatggagtctgctgcaagtgacgaggccaacaagattgagacctctgtggatggcctgagtccaacatgtccacaacatagtccccccaaaagggttgaaaag atgaTCACTGCGAATGAGCTGATGGAGTCTGCTGCAAGTGACGAGGCCAACAAGATTGAGACCTCTGCGGATGGCctgagtccaacatgtccacaacatagtccccccaaaagggttgaaaag atgaTCACTGCGAATGAGCTGATGGAGTCTGCTGCGAGTGACAAGGCCAACAAGATtgagacctctgtggatggcctgagtccaacatgtccacaacatggtccccccaaaagggttgaaaaggtaaaaTAA
- the LOC119197488 gene encoding uncharacterized protein LOC119197488 isoform X4: protein MKYLNIQGKPHLCLFAARDISQGEEITYNYGDSDWPWRCKMITANELMESAASDEANKIETSVDGLSPTCPQHSPPKRVEKMITANELMESAASDEANKIETSVDGLSPTCPQHSPPKRVEKMITANELMESAASDEANKIETSADGLSPTCPQHSPPKRVEKMITANELMESAASDKANKIETSVDGLSPTCPQHGPPKRVEKCLKHHLVSATISSLDKCVQCVGPVSSFKWVGYECRVCSGVWHKSCLRKMTNDNQDPSQVSWTQKTEQSLLNS, encoded by the exons ATGAAGTACCTAAACATCCAAGGGAAGCcccatctgtgtttgtttgcagcacGAGACATCAGTCAAGGAGAGGAGATCACCTATAATTATGGTGACTCTGACTGGCCATGGCGATGCAAG atgatcactgcgaatgagctgatggagtctgctgcaagtgacgaggccaacaagattgagacctctgtggatggcctgagtccaacatgtccacaacatagtccccccaaaagggttgaaaag atgatcactgcgaatgagctgatggagtctgctgcaagtgacgaggccaacaagattgagacctctgtggatggcctgagtccaacatgtccacaacatagtccccccaaaagggttgaaaag atgaTCACTGCGAATGAGCTGATGGAGTCTGCTGCAAGTGACGAGGCCAACAAGATTGAGACCTCTGCGGATGGCctgagtccaacatgtccacaacatagtccccccaaaagggttgaaaag atgaTCACTGCGAATGAGCTGATGGAGTCTGCTGCGAGTGACAAGGCCAACAAGATtgagacctctgtggatggcctgagtccaacatgtccacaacatggtccccccaaaagggttgaaaag tgtctAAAGCATCACCTGGTGTCCGCAACAATATCCTCTTTGGACAAATGTGTCCAATGTGTGGGACCTGTATCCTCCTTCAAGTGGGTTGGCTATGAATGCAGAG TTTGTTCAGGAGTCTGGCATAAATCCTGCCTCAGGAAAATGACGAATGATAACCAAGACCCATCACAGGTCAGTTGGacacagaaaacagaacaaagttTGTTGAACTCTTAA